In Lycium ferocissimum isolate CSIRO_LF1 chromosome 11, AGI_CSIRO_Lferr_CH_V1, whole genome shotgun sequence, a single genomic region encodes these proteins:
- the LOC132037970 gene encoding protein OXIDATIVE STRESS 3-like — protein MSMKMGLVSLDQQNNHGIMDEENQDSLSDFSEGGVFSNFSSSEDESSDPTSPNSSSGSSSNEHKIGALQNMSSLLQELPFKRGLSKHYNGKSQSFTSLSNVRSLEDMAKPENPYNKKLKSCKSYGVFLEGFKSDHLQSHVIRSSSSSRLSSKRGSCSSPRARRNGSFLGNNSSRPPVPPHRSTSTASFTSQTPLFA, from the exons ATGAGTATGAAAATGGGTTTAGTTTCTTTGGACCAACAAAACAACCATGGGATCATGGATGAAGAAAATCAAGATTCTTTGTCTGATTTTTCTGAAGGAGGAGTTTTTAGTAATTTCTCTTCGTCAGAAGATGAATCATCTGATCCAACTTCTCCTAATTCTTCTTCTGGTAGTTCAAGCAATGAGCACAAAATTGGAGCTTTGCAAAATATGTCATCTCTTCTTCAAGAACTTCCCTTCAA GAGAGGCTTGTCAAAGCATTACAATGGGAAGTCACAATCATTCACCTCTCTATCAAATGTGAGGAGCTTAGAGGATATGGCTAAACCTGAGAACCCATACAACAAGAAGCTCAAATCATGCAAAAGCTATGGAGTTTTCTTGGAAGGTTTCAAATCAGATCACTTGCAATCCCATGTTATAAGAAGCAGCAGTTCTTCAAGACTCAGCTCAAAGAGAGGCTCATGTTCATCACCAAGGGCAAGGAGAAATGGAAGCTTTCTTGGAAATAATAGTAGTAGACCTCCTGTTCCTCCACATAGATCAACTAGCACTGCCAGCTTTACAAGTCAAACCCCTTTATTTGCTTGA